Genomic segment of Verrucomicrobium sp.:
CGTCCAGGTCGGCCGGGCCGCCGGGGACCAGGCTGACGATGGTGGGGTAGCCGTCCTCCGTCTTGAGGACGGCGCCGATGCCCTTCAGGGCCATCTTGATGCTGCTGATCTGGAAGTTCTCCGCGTCCTCCGGCGTCAGGTAGTCGGAGTGGGGGTCGTAGGCATGGGTGAGGGCGGAGAGGTAGGTGCCCAGCAGCTCCGTGTGGTCGACTTCCTTCATCGACTTCACCAGACGGGCGTAGCGGCGGGAGATCGTCTTGACGGTCTCCTCCGGCTTTTCGTCGGCCAGGAGCCCTTGGAGCAGCTCGTACTTGATCTGGAGGCGCCAGAGCTCGCGCGCCTCGGCCTCGTCCTTCGGCCAGGGGGCCTTGCTCCGGTCGGTGGAGAAGCTCTCGTCGACGGAGAAGTCGGGCTTGGCCTTGAGCAGTTCCTCGACCTGCGCCTGGCGCTCCTTCAGCCGTTGGACGAAGCGGTTGTAGACCTCCCGCGCGGGGGAGATGTCGCCCGCCAGAGTCAGCCGGTTGAGGCGGCCGCCGTACTTGGCGTTGAACTCGTCCAGGTCGCCCTGGAGGAAGACCATGTGGCGGTAGTCGAGCGCGTCGAGGTAAGTCTTCAGGAAAAGGTGGGACATCGCCTCGTCGAAGGTCCGCTGGGAATAGTGGGCGCGTTCCAGGATCTGGGCGACGACCTCGCCGATCTTTCCGTCCTCCACCTCCGCCGCCGTCCGCTGGCTGGCGCGGGAGGGGACGTCGGAGTGGCTCCGTTCCGCGTTCGGCGGGGTCTGCGGCACCTTCTCCGGGTCGGGAACGCGGAGGCCGCCGCTCCCGTCCGCCGCCCAGGCCAGCGCCCATCCGGCGCCGGCGAGAAGGAGAAGGGAGAGGAAGGCGCGGAAGGAAAGGAGGCGTTTCACGGGAGTTTTTTCTAGAGGGTTTCGAGCCCCAGATAGGGGCGGAGCGGTTCCGGCACGCGGACGGAGCCGTCCGGTTGCTGGTGGGTTTCCAGGAGGGCGACGAAGAGGCGCGCCAGCGCCGTGCCCGACCCGTTGAGCGTGTGGCAGAAGGCGTTCTTACCCTCCGCCGTCTTGTAGCGCAGGCCCATGCGGCGGGCCTGGAAGTCTTCGAAGTTGCTGCAGGAGGAAACCTCCAGCCAGGTGTCGAGGCCGGGGGCCCAGACTTCCAGGTCGTAGCACTTGGCGGCGCCGAAGCCGACGTCCCCCGTGGCCAGGGTCAGCACGCGGTAGTGGAGGCCGAGGGCCTGGAGAATCCCCTCCGCCTGGGCGACGAGGTGCTCCAACGCGGCGTAGGACTCCTCCGGGCGGACGATCTGGACCATCTCCACCTTGTCGAACTGGTGGACGCGGATCATGCCGCGCGTGTCGCGCCCGGCGGAGCCCGCCTCCCGGCGAAAGCACGGCGTGTAGGCCACGCGCCGGACGGGAAGCTGGTCGGCGGAAAGGATCTCCTCCCGGAAGAGGTTCGTGACAGGGACCTCCGCCGTGGGGATGAGGTAAAGGTTCTCCTCCGCCAGGCGGTACATGTCCTCGGCGAATTTGGGCAGCTGGCCCGTGCCCACCATGCACTCCTCCCGCACCAGGAAGGGGACGGCGACCTCCTCATAGGCGTCAAAGCCGGCGGCGGGCCGGGTGTGGAAGTCCAGGAGGTAATTGATGAGCGCCCGCTCCAGCCGCGCGCCCGCGCCGCGGAAGACGACGAAGCCGGAGCCGGAGACCTTCGCCCCCGCGGGCAGGTCCAGGAGGCCGCGCGCCGCGCCGATGTCCATGTGGGTCTTCGGCGCGAAGGAAAATTGCGGCGGCGCGCCCCAGGTGCGCTCCACCCGGTTGGCGGCGGCGTCCCCGACGGGCAGGGAGGCATGGGGCAGATTGGGCACGGTCAAAAGGAGGGCCTTCTGCTCCTCCTCCACCCCGGCGACCGCCGCGTCCAGGGCGGCGATCTCGTCGGAAACCTGCTTCATGCGCGCCAGGAGGGCCTCGTCGGTCCGGCCCTGGGCCTTCATCTGGCCGATTTCCTTGCTCGCCTTGTTCCGCTCCGCCTTGAGGGCTTCCACCTTTTGGAGGAGTTCCCGGCGGCGGGCGTCATGGGAAAGGACGTCGGCCACCTGGGCCGCGCCGTCGAGGCCGCGGGTCGAAAGGCGGCGGCCCGCCTCCTCGGCGTGGTCGCGTAGATACTTCAGGTCGAGCATGAAAGAGAGCGGCAGTAGAGCAAATTCCCCCGCATCCCGCAAGGGGCCGTCCACCCTCCCCGCTACTCACCCGCCAAAGAGGAAAGCCGGGCCGCCGGGGGGCGGAACTGCGGGACCGGCACCGCCGCGTCCGGCAACGCGGGCAGCGGCGGCAAGGCCGGTGCCGTCACCGCCAGGGAATCGAGGGAAAGAGAGGACGCCTGCCGGGATCCGCCGTGGAAAACGAAAAGGGCGGCGCAAACCGCCGCCGCGACGCCCAGACCGCCCAGCCACCAAGCTCGCTCACGCATGGTGTATTAATGTACACCTTTTGGTGCATTGTGGCGAGGCTTTTATTTGCGCGCCCGCCAGAGGGAGAGCCGCCAGGCGTTCCCCATCACGCAGAGGTCGGAAAGGCTCATGGCCACCGCGGCGGCCACCGGGGGCACCCGCCCGGCCATCGCCAGGGGAATGAGGACGACGTTATAGGCCAGGGCCCAAAAGAGATTCTGCACGATCGCCCGGCGCGTGGCGATGGAGAGGGCCAAGACCTCCGGCAACGCCTCCAGCTCCCGCTCCCGGCGAAGCAGAACCACGTCGGCCGCTTCCCGGGCCAGATCGCTGGCCCCCAGGACGGCGACGCCCAGATCGGCCTGGGCCAAGGCGGGCCCGTCGTTGAGCCCGTCCCCGACGAAGGCGACGCGGCGCCCCTCCTTCTGGAGCCGGGCGACGATCTCCGCCTTCCCCTCCGGACGGACGGGCGCGAAGACCCGCTCCGGGGCGATGCCGAGGTCGTGCGCCAGCTTCTCCGCCGCCACCGCGGTATCGCCGGAGACGACGTAGGCCGCGTATCCCTCCGCCTCCAGCCGGCGCAAGACCGCCGCCGCCTCCGGCCGGGGCCGGTGCGGATTAAAATGGATCAGGGCCAGCAGCTCGTGCCCCAGGGAAAGAGCGACGTCCCCCGGCGCCAGCCCGGCATAGGGCGGGACGAAGACGCCGTGCGCCTGGACCCAGGCGGGATTGCCCAGGCGGGCCGTCTCCCCCTGATAGATCGCGGAAACGCCCGCGCCGGTCTCTTCCTTCCACTCCGTCAGCTTGATCTGCGCCGCATAGGCGAAGTGGGCGACGACGGTGCGGCTGGCAGGATGGGTGCTGGAGGAAGCCAGCGCCCGCGCAAGGGCGGCCGCCTCGTCCCGGCCCATCCGGTGGGTGAGCAGCTGCACCTTTTCCACCACCGCCTCCGGCTCGGTCAAAGTGCCGGTCTTGTCGAAGAGGACGGCGTCGATCCGGCCCGCCTTTTCCAGCGCCCGCGCGTCGCGGAAAAGGATGCCCCGCCGCGCGGCGGCGTTCGTGGCGGCCAACAGTGTCGCGGGCGTCGCCAGGCCCAGCGCGCACGGGCAGGCGACGACGACGACCGAGACGGCGACGACCAGCGCCGGTTCCCACGGCAGGCGTGCCACGTCGACCCAATAGAGAAAAGTCAGCGCGGCCAGGAGGACGACGACGGGGACGAAGACGGCGCTGACCTGGTCGGCCAGCTTCTCCACCGCCGCACGGCTGGCCAGCGCCCGCTCCACGGAGGCGACGATGCGCGCCAGGGCCGTCTCCCGCCCCAGCCCCGTGACGCGGACGACCAGCCGGTGCGTGCTGAGCGTCCCCGCGTAGACGGGAGAGCCGGGCCCCTTCTCGACCGGCGCGGCCTCGCCCGTCAGCAGGCTCTCGTCGACCTGGCCGTGGTTCTCGAAAACGACGCCGTCGATCGGGATGCGGTCACCCGGCTTGATGAGGATCAAGTCGTCCGGGGCCAGGTCGGAGACGGCGGTCTCCTCCTCCTCGCCGGAGGGGCGGAGCCGCCGCGCCCAGGCGGGCGCCAGGTCGAAGAGCCGCCGGAGCGTCGCGTTCGCGCGGGCGGAAATCCGCCCTTCCAGCCAATGTCCGATCCCGATGAGGGAGACGATCGCCGCCGCCTCCATGAAGTAGAGGTGGAATTGGTGGCCGGGCCGCAGGAGGCCGTGCACGGAAAGCCCCCAGGCGGCCAGGCTGCCGACGGTCACCAGGGTGTCCATCGTCATCCGGCCCCGGGCGAGCTGCCGCGCCGCCCCCCGGTAGAACGGGACGCCGACCCACAGGAGGACCGGCAGCGTGATCCAGAAGGAAAAAATCCCGTACCAAGGGCGGTGGTCGAGGCCCAGGCCCCATTCCAGGAACATGAGGAGGGCGGTGACCGGCAGGCCCAGGCGGAGCGCGCCGTTCCATTGCGTTTCCCCCTTCCCCTTGGCGGGCAGGGCCCGGTATCCGGCGCGGCGGACGGCGTGGAAGAGCGCCTCGGAAGAGCCCGGCTCCCCCGCCCAGCCGACGCGGGCCTCCTGGCCCCCCAGATCGACGACGACGCGGGCGACGCCGGGGACCGCCCGCAGCGCCTCCTCCACGGTGCGCGCGCACCCCGCGCAGGTCATCCCCTCGATCCGCAGGCGGGTCTCGTCCATAAATGAGTATTCAATCCTATATAGGAATAGCATGCAACTGGGCCCGATTGACCCTATCGTACCCCGATGACCGCCGCGCCCGCCCCCGAACTCCTCGCCCCCGCGGGCGACTGGGATTGCGTCCGCGCCGCCGTCGCCAACGGGGCAGACGCCGTCTACTTCGGCCTGACCAAGTTCAACGCCCGGCTGCGGGCCGACAACTTCACCCTGGAAGACCTGCCGAAGATCGTCGCCTACCTCCACGAGCGCGGCGTGAAGGGCTACGTGACGATGAACACCCTCCTCTTCCCCGGCGAGCTGGCGGAGGCGGAACAATTCCTCCTGGCCCTCGACCGGGCGGGGACCGACGCCATCATCGTCCAGGACCTGGGCCTGGCCGCCCTGGCCGCCGCCGCCGCGCCCGGCCTGGAAGTCCACGCCTCCACCCAGATGACCATCACCTCGCCCGAAGGGGCGCAGATCGCCGCGCGGCTGGGCGTCACCCGCGTCGTCCTGGCGCGGGAGCTTTCCTTGAGGGAAATGGAGCGCTTCCAGCACGAGGCCGGCTCGCTGCCGCTGGAAGTCTTCGTCCACGGCGCGCTCTGCGTCGCCTACTCCGGCCAGTGCCTGACCAGCGAGTCGCTGGGCCAGCGCAGCGCCAACCGGGGGGAATGCGCCCAGGCCTGCCGCCTTCCCTACGACCTCATCGTCGACGGCGCGCTGAAAGACCTGGGCGACAAACGCTACCTCCTCTCCCCGCAGGACCTCGCCGCCGTGGCGGAGATCCCGCAGCTGATCGAGCGCGGCGTCGCCAGCTTCAAGATCGAAGGCCGCCTCAAGTCCCCCGAATACGTCGCCGCCGTCTGCCAGGTCTACCGCAAGGCGATCGACGCCTCCCTGGCCGGACGCCCCGCCGCCCCCGACGCCGACGACCGGCGCAAGCTGGAACTGACCTTCTCCCGCGGCCTCTTCTCCGGCTGGATGCACGGCGTCGACCACCAGCAGCTCGTCCACGGCCGCCATTCCAACAAACGCGGCCCCCTGGCCGGGCGCGTCGCCGCCGTCGATGCGCGGCGGCAAACCGTGGAAATCGAATGGGAGGGCGAGCCCCTGCGCCCCGGCGACGGCATCCTCTTCGACGACGGCGGCGACCAGAACGCCCAGCAGGGCGGCCGCCTCTGGCAGGTGGCGGGAGGCCGGATTTCCTTCGAGCGGGGCCGGATCGACTTCGCCCGCCTCGCCCCCGGCCAGGCCGTCTACCAAACGGACGACCCCCGGCTCGACGCCGCCCTGCGCCGCACCTTCGCCCAGGACGCCCCGCCCGCCGACCGGCCCCTTTCCTTCACCGTCTCCGGCAAGGCCGGCACGCCCCTGCGCCTCCGCGCGGAGGCGGGCGTCGGCGGCGTGGAACTCGATTCGGCCATGCCCCTGGAACCGGCCCGCACCCAGCCCCTCGACACGGCGCGGCTCCGCGCCCAGCTGGGGCGGCTCGGGGGCAGCGGCTTCACCCTGGCCGCGCTGGAAAACGGATTGGAAGGCCAGGTCGTCCTCCCCGTCGCGGAACTCAACCGCCTCCGCCGCGAGGCCGTCGCCGCGCTGGGAAAAGCCGCGCCCGCTCCCGCCGCCATCCGCGCGCCGTCCGCGCCCGTCCTGCAGCGGCTCCTTCCCGCGCGTCCCGCGCCGCAGCCCGGCCCCGCCGCCTGCGCCGTCCTCTGCCGCTCCCTGGAACAGCTCGGCGCCCTCCTGGAAGCGGGCGCGCGGACCCTCTACGTCGATTTCGAGGACATCCGCCGCTATAAAGAGGCTGTTTCCCTTGTCCGGGAAACCCCCGGCGCGCTCGTCTACCTCGCCACCCCGCGCATCCAGAAATCGGGCGAGCAGGGCTTCTTCAAACTGATCGAGAACGCCGCCCCGGACGGCGTCCTCATCCGCAACCTGGGCGCGCTCCACCACTTCCGCGCGTCCCCCCTGCGGAAAGTCGGCGACTTCTCCCTCAACGTCGCCAACCCCCTCACCGCGCAGCTCCTCATGGCGCCGGAGTGGGGCCTGGAGCGGGTCACCGCCTCCTACGACCTCAACGCCCGCCAGCTGGCCGACCTCCTGGCCGCTTGCCCGCCGGAATGGCTGGAAGTCGTCCTCCACCAGCACATGCCCATGTTCCACATGGAGCACTGCGTCTTCGCCGCCTTCCTTTCCGAAGGGAAAGACCACACCACCTGCGGCCGCCCGTGCGACCGCCACCAGATCGCCGTCCGCGACCGCGTGGGGGCTACCCACCCCGTCCTGGCCGACGTCGGCTGCCGCAACACCGTCTACCACGGCCGCGCCCAGAGCGGCGCCGCCTTCCTGGAAGAGTTCCGCGCCCTCGGCGCGCGGCACTTCCGGCTGGAACTGCTGCGGGAAGACGCCGCCGCCACGCGCCGGGTCTACGAGAGCTACGTCCGCCTCCTGGCGGGCGACCTCTCCCCCGCCACCCTCCGCGCCCAGCTCCAGGTGGCCGACCAGCTCGGCGTCACCAGCGGAACGTTGACCGTCCTCGGCAAATAGCTTTTAAATCGTTCCATGGCCCCGGAAATCACGCCGCTGCGCACCGCCCTCCTCAACGCCGTCACCGTCCTGGGCCGCTCCGCCGCCGAGTCGGCCAAAGACCTGGGCCGCGCGATCCGGGAAAACCCGCCGCTCCTCGGCAAAGTCCTCCTCAAGGCGCTGCCGGGCGTCGGCTTCGCGCCCGCCGCCGTCGACACCCGCCTGGCTTACGAGAACTGGCGCGCCTTCCGCGCGTGGGACGAAAACCGCCCCACCAAAGACGACGCCCACATCGAAACCCGCTCCACCCTGGCCGCGGAATTCCTCGTCAAGGGCGCGCAGGCCGCGCTGCTGACCGCCAGCGCCTTCTCCGCCGCCGTCGGGGCCAACCTCGTCCACCATCAGCACCCCGTGGCCGCCGCGCCCTTCCTGGCCGCCGGCGCGGCGGGGCAGGCCGCCGCCCTCCTCTTCCTGGAAGCGGAGGCGGTGCCGGAAGTCGCCGCCGCGCGGCGCTCCTCCCGCGTCCTGCTGCGCCAAGCCGCTGCCGGTCCCGGCCGCGTCCGGGACTAGCTCTCCCGCAGATAATCCCGCACGGAGGCGGCGAAGGCGGCGCCGAATTCCTCCAGTTTCTTCTGCCCCACGCCGCTCACCCGGCGCATGGCGTCGAGGTCCGTCGGCTGGTCGCGCGCCATGATGCGCAGCGTCACGTCGGAAAAGATCACGTAGGCGGGCACGTCCCGCGCGTCGGCCAGCTCCTTGCGCAGGACGCGCAGGCGGTTGAAGAGGATCTCGTCGCAGGAAATGGCGCCCCGGTCCCGCCTGTCAGGCCGCGCCTTCGCCTGGGCCAGCGGCTTGGTGAGGGAGATGGGCGTCCGCTCCCGCAGGACGGCGCCCCCCTCCGGCGTCAGCTCCAGGACGGAGAACTGCCCCTCGCTCTGGCGCAGATAGCCCGCGCGCAAAAGCTGGCGGCCGATCTCCTGCCACTGGGCGCGCGGCAGCTCCTTGCCGATGCCGTAGGTGGAGAGCTTGTCGTGGCCCCAGCGCTTCACCTTCTCGCTCTGCGCGCCGGTCAGCACCTCGACGACGTGGGCCAGCCCCACGGAAAAGCCGCCGCCCTGCTTGATCCGGTAGACGCAGGAGAGGAGCTTTTGGGCGGGGATCGTCCCGTCGTACGTCTCGCGCGGCTCCAGGCAGTTGTCGCACGCGCCGCAGCCGCCCGGCTCCACCGCCTCGCCGAAGTATTCCAAAAGCGCCGCCCGGCGGCAGCCGCTGGCCTCCGCGTAATGAAGCATTTGCTGGAGCTGGGCCGAGGCGACGCGGCGCTCCTCCTCGCTCCCCTTCTCCTCGATGAATCGGCGCTGCTTCACCGCGTCCCCGGCGCTGAAGAAAAGAAGGCATTCGGCGGGCAGGCCGTCGCGGCCCGCGCGGCCCGTTTCCTGGTAGTATCCCTCGATGTTCTTCGGCAGGTCGTAGTGGACGACGTAGCGCACGTTCGGCTTGTTGATGCCCATGCCGAAGGCGATCGTCGCGCAGACGACGCGCACCTCGTCCCTTAGAAAAAGCTCCTGGGACCGGGCGCGCTCGGCGGCGTCGAGGCCCGCATGGTACGCGCGGGCGGGCACGCCGTCCGCCTGGAGCTTCTGCGCGACGGCCTCCGCCCCCTTCCGGCTCTGGCAGTAGACGATGCCCGCCTCCCCGCGCCGGGGGCCGCTCTCCAGCCACTCGACGAGCTGGTCGTACGCGCCGCTCTTCGGCGTGACGCGGTAGGTCAGGTTGGGCCGGTTGAAGCTGGCGACGAAGTGGCGCGCCTTCTCCAGCCCCAGGAGGGCGGCGATGTCCCCGCGCACGCGCGGGGTGGCGGTGGCGGTCAGGGCCAGGACGGGGACCTTCGGGAAGCGGCGGCGGAGCGTGGAGATCTGCCGGTATTCGGGCCGGAAATCGTGCCCCCACTCGCTGATGCAATGCGCCTCGTCGACCGCCAGAAGGGAGAGGCCCCACGCCTCCAGGTTCTCCAGGAGGCCCGGCAGCATGAGCCGCTCCGGCGCGGCGTAGAGAAGCTTGTATTCCCCCCGGTGGAGGCCGCGCAGGCGGGCGCGGGCCTCCGCCTCGTCCAGGGTGGAATTGAGATAGGTGGCCGCCACGCCCGCCGCCTGGAGACTGTCCACCTGGTCCTTCATGAGGGCGATGAGCGGGGAGACGACGACGGTGAGCCCCGGCAGGACCAGAGCAGGCAGCTGGAAGCAGAGGGACTTGCCGCCGCCCGTCGGCAGGAGGGCCAGGGCGTCGCGGCCCGCCAGGATCTCCTCCATGATCTCCCGCTGGAGCGGGCGGAAGGAGTCGAACCCGAAGGTCTCCTTGAGGGCGGCGGCGAGGCGGTCGGGCATAAGTCGGGACCCGCCATTTTCCACAAGGGCGAATTGATCTCCAACGGAAATCGCTCTACCTTCGCGCTTCATGGCCCTGACCCCCTCGACCATGCTTCCGCTGGGCACCGCTGCGCCCGACTTTTCCCTCCCCGACGTCGTCACCGGCAAGACCGTCGCCCGGGCCTCCTTCGACGGCCAGGCCCTCCTGGTCATCTTCCTCTGCCGCCACTGCCCCTACGTGAAGCACGTCGAGCACGAGCTTTCCAAGCTGGGCTACGACTACGCGGCGGGGAACATCGCCATCGTCGGCATCAGCGCGAACGACGCGGAGGCCTACCCCGCCGACGCCCCGGCATCCCTGGCCGAATGGGCCAAGGCCGCCGACATCGCCTTCCCCATCCTCTACGACGAGACCCAGGCCGTCGCCCGCGCCTACCACGCCGCCTGCACCCCCGATTTCTTCCTCTTCGACGCCGCGCACAAGCTGGCCTACCGCGGCCAGCTGGACAACAGCCGCCCCGGCAACGGCATCCCCGTCACCGGGGCCGACCTCCGCTACGCCATGTGCGCCGTCCTGGACGGCCGCCACCCCAGCTCCCTGCAAAAGCCGAGCCTGGGGTGCAACATCAAGTGGAAGGCCGCTTAGCCCTTCCGTATTACGCCCTTGCGGAGCCGGGGGCGGCTGGTACCGTGGACGGACTATGAAGCGTTTGCTCCTGATCGCCGGGCTCTCCGGCCTCCTCGCCCTCGGAGGATGCCAAAAGGACGACAAGACCCTGGCCGCCGAAGACGACACCAATCCCTACTTCCACGCCGCGCTCACCGCCATCCAGGAGCGCAACTTCACCGAGGCCGCCCGCTCCTACGAGGCCGCCCTGCGCGCCAACCCGAACGTCGCCCAGGCCCACTACGAGCTGGGCCTCCTCGACTCCGACCACCTGAACGACCCGCTCGGCGCGATGTACCACCTGGCCCAGTACCTCAAGGCCCGGCCCACCGCAGACAACGCCGCCAAGGCCCAGGAGCGGCTGAACTCCGCGGAAATCAACTTCGCCGCCACCCTGCCGAACTCCCCCGTGCAGAACGCGCAGGCCTTCGCCGCCCTGCAGAGCGACAACCAGAACCTGCGCAACGAGTTCGAGGCCGCCAACCAGCGGATCAACGACCTCTCCGCCAAGCTCGCC
This window contains:
- a CDS encoding LysM peptidoglycan-binding domain-containing protein — translated: MKRLLLIAGLSGLLALGGCQKDDKTLAAEDDTNPYFHAALTAIQERNFTEAARSYEAALRANPNVAQAHYELGLLDSDHLNDPLGAMYHLAQYLKARPTADNAAKAQERLNSAEINFAATLPNSPVQNAQAFAALQSDNQNLRNEFEAANQRINDLSAKLAATQKELAAAAPNITPADTNAPGAAPAPAPAAETAPAAGTPPPPVPATVIPAPVPAPSATVGQTYAIAPGDTLWKIAKKFYPGHINEGIERIKLANAAALPAGKPLKIGAQIVIPAAGAPLPPPAPAIPAADAPPAPEPQPTAP
- a CDS encoding cation-translocating P-type ATPase; its protein translation is MDETRLRIEGMTCAGCARTVEEALRAVPGVARVVVDLGGQEARVGWAGEPGSSEALFHAVRRAGYRALPAKGKGETQWNGALRLGLPVTALLMFLEWGLGLDHRPWYGIFSFWITLPVLLWVGVPFYRGAARQLARGRMTMDTLVTVGSLAAWGLSVHGLLRPGHQFHLYFMEAAAIVSLIGIGHWLEGRISARANATLRRLFDLAPAWARRLRPSGEEEETAVSDLAPDDLILIKPGDRIPIDGVVFENHGQVDESLLTGEAAPVEKGPGSPVYAGTLSTHRLVVRVTGLGRETALARIVASVERALASRAAVEKLADQVSAVFVPVVVLLAALTFLYWVDVARLPWEPALVVAVSVVVVACPCALGLATPATLLAATNAAARRGILFRDARALEKAGRIDAVLFDKTGTLTEPEAVVEKVQLLTHRMGRDEAAALARALASSSTHPASRTVVAHFAYAAQIKLTEWKEETGAGVSAIYQGETARLGNPAWVQAHGVFVPPYAGLAPGDVALSLGHELLALIHFNPHRPRPEAAAVLRRLEAEGYAAYVVSGDTAVAAEKLAHDLGIAPERVFAPVRPEGKAEIVARLQKEGRRVAFVGDGLNDGPALAQADLGVAVLGASDLAREAADVVLLRRERELEALPEVLALSIATRRAIVQNLFWALAYNVVLIPLAMAGRVPPVAAAVAMSLSDLCVMGNAWRLSLWRARK
- a CDS encoding thioredoxin family protein, giving the protein MALTPSTMLPLGTAAPDFSLPDVVTGKTVARASFDGQALLVIFLCRHCPYVKHVEHELSKLGYDYAAGNIAIVGISANDAEAYPADAPASLAEWAKAADIAFPILYDETQAVARAYHAACTPDFFLFDAAHKLAYRGQLDNSRPGNGIPVTGADLRYAMCAVLDGRHPSSLQKPSLGCNIKWKAA
- a CDS encoding DUF3656 domain-containing protein is translated as MTAAPAPELLAPAGDWDCVRAAVANGADAVYFGLTKFNARLRADNFTLEDLPKIVAYLHERGVKGYVTMNTLLFPGELAEAEQFLLALDRAGTDAIIVQDLGLAALAAAAAPGLEVHASTQMTITSPEGAQIAARLGVTRVVLARELSLREMERFQHEAGSLPLEVFVHGALCVAYSGQCLTSESLGQRSANRGECAQACRLPYDLIVDGALKDLGDKRYLLSPQDLAAVAEIPQLIERGVASFKIEGRLKSPEYVAAVCQVYRKAIDASLAGRPAAPDADDRRKLELTFSRGLFSGWMHGVDHQQLVHGRHSNKRGPLAGRVAAVDARRQTVEIEWEGEPLRPGDGILFDDGGDQNAQQGGRLWQVAGGRISFERGRIDFARLAPGQAVYQTDDPRLDAALRRTFAQDAPPADRPLSFTVSGKAGTPLRLRAEAGVGGVELDSAMPLEPARTQPLDTARLRAQLGRLGGSGFTLAALENGLEGQVVLPVAELNRLRREAVAALGKAAPAPAAIRAPSAPVLQRLLPARPAPQPGPAACAVLCRSLEQLGALLEAGARTLYVDFEDIRRYKEAVSLVRETPGALVYLATPRIQKSGEQGFFKLIENAAPDGVLIRNLGALHHFRASPLRKVGDFSLNVANPLTAQLLMAPEWGLERVTASYDLNARQLADLLAACPPEWLEVVLHQHMPMFHMEHCVFAAFLSEGKDHTTCGRPCDRHQIAVRDRVGATHPVLADVGCRNTVYHGRAQSGAAFLEEFRALGARHFRLELLREDAAATRRVYESYVRLLAGDLSPATLRAQLQVADQLGVTSGTLTVLGK
- the serS gene encoding serine--tRNA ligase encodes the protein MLDLKYLRDHAEEAGRRLSTRGLDGAAQVADVLSHDARRRELLQKVEALKAERNKASKEIGQMKAQGRTDEALLARMKQVSDEIAALDAAVAGVEEEQKALLLTVPNLPHASLPVGDAAANRVERTWGAPPQFSFAPKTHMDIGAARGLLDLPAGAKVSGSGFVVFRGAGARLERALINYLLDFHTRPAAGFDAYEEVAVPFLVREECMVGTGQLPKFAEDMYRLAEENLYLIPTAEVPVTNLFREEILSADQLPVRRVAYTPCFRREAGSAGRDTRGMIRVHQFDKVEMVQIVRPEESYAALEHLVAQAEGILQALGLHYRVLTLATGDVGFGAAKCYDLEVWAPGLDTWLEVSSCSNFEDFQARRMGLRYKTAEGKNAFCHTLNGSGTALARLFVALLETHQQPDGSVRVPEPLRPYLGLETL
- the recQ gene encoding DNA helicase RecQ, encoding MPDRLAAALKETFGFDSFRPLQREIMEEILAGRDALALLPTGGGKSLCFQLPALVLPGLTVVVSPLIALMKDQVDSLQAAGVAATYLNSTLDEAEARARLRGLHRGEYKLLYAAPERLMLPGLLENLEAWGLSLLAVDEAHCISEWGHDFRPEYRQISTLRRRFPKVPVLALTATATPRVRGDIAALLGLEKARHFVASFNRPNLTYRVTPKSGAYDQLVEWLESGPRRGEAGIVYCQSRKGAEAVAQKLQADGVPARAYHAGLDAAERARSQELFLRDEVRVVCATIAFGMGINKPNVRYVVHYDLPKNIEGYYQETGRAGRDGLPAECLLFFSAGDAVKQRRFIEEKGSEEERRVASAQLQQMLHYAEASGCRRAALLEYFGEAVEPGGCGACDNCLEPRETYDGTIPAQKLLSCVYRIKQGGGFSVGLAHVVEVLTGAQSEKVKRWGHDKLSTYGIGKELPRAQWQEIGRQLLRAGYLRQSEGQFSVLELTPEGGAVLRERTPISLTKPLAQAKARPDRRDRGAISCDEILFNRLRVLRKELADARDVPAYVIFSDVTLRIMARDQPTDLDAMRRVSGVGQKKLEEFGAAFAASVRDYLRES